The genomic stretch ATGCTAATGAAATGATTAAAAGGGGGATAATTGAATGAAAATAGAATTGTTAAATGCAATTGATGAAGAGCTTGAAATGTGCCCAGAAGCATTTGGAGGGACTGTTAATATTGAGGAAGTAATGCAAGCTGAAGTTGAGCTAAAAGTGAAATTACCTGAGGACTTTAAAATGTTTCTTTTGAAGTATGGTTCAGGAGCAGTTGGTGAAGCTATTGTTTTAGGATTGAGAGAAGCAGAGTTTGTTGCTACACCATCATTTGTAGAGAAATCTCTACAGTTTAGAAATATTCTTCCTGAAGGGTATGAGAATTTTATTGTTATTGGAGTAGACAGTGCAGGGAATCCAGTAGGTTTTAATTCCCCTAATACAGAAATCATTACATTTGATTTTGATTTTGGTGGAAAAGAGATTATAGCAAGCAGTTTTGAAGAGTATTTAGAAAAGGCTCTTAAAGAAGAGATAAATATACATTTTTAATGAATTAGATGGCTACTTAGAAAATTAATGGGACCTTCAATAATTTTGTGTAAATACGAATTTGTTGTTCTTATAGATATTATTCACTAGTTTGTTTTAAACATCATTTGTAGCTCTGCTCGAGCTTGAACAAGATCTGTTGTAAATTGATTCATAGGAAGACCTTCTTTCTTTGAATTGGTTGTGGTGATTTAATTCTAAAAGAAAAGGTCTTCCTTTTTGTATTTGTTCATTTATCCAAAATATTTTATTCTCTTTTAATAATTCAAATTGTTTAAAATAATTTGAATTATAAGGAGAATGATAGATGAGTAATGTAGCAATTAAAATAAGCTCTGATGGTCCATACCTGACGAAGTATAATTTGCAAGATTAAGTGAAAACAGAATTAGTTTTAAAAATAATTAAGCGGGCGCTTAGTAGTGTTAAGGAAGTAAATAAAGCAAAAAAACTAAAAGAATTAAAATTTAACTAAAAGCACTTGCCTTTTAAAAAGACAACGAGTGCTTTTTTATTTGAATAAATAATCTATGGCTAATCTGTACAATACATATATAAGTTATAGGGTGTTCAAGCTCAAGCGTGTTGGGAAGTCAGCATTGAAAACATCAAGCAAGGAACAAAAACCGCGCTAGACGTCACAAAACGAAGCTGGGATGGCGTCGCTGGCGGAGCGACAGATGCCGGTGTCGATACGTGGAATGATCTCGTACATATGGTCCAGCATCCAGTCGAAACAGCAGAAAGCATCGGTGAAGGAGTCAAAGCCGTTTGGGATGACCCAAAAGGTGTAGCTAAAACCATCGGTAACGAAATTAAAGACTCCTGGAACGAACAGGTTATAAATGGCGATGCCGAAAGCAGAGGCCACTACTTTTCCTACCTAACCGCTAACGTTGCCATGAGCATAGTCGGCACAAAGGGAGCGGACAAGCTCGCAAAAACGACGAAGCTTGAACAACTCAGTGGTGCCGCCACGAAGAAACTGAATGAAGGTGCCGCAGCTATTAACGTGCGTACGCAGTCAGCTCTGCAGAACTTGGGACTGGATAACCGTTTAGCATATCCAGGTGTTGGATCTGTGAAGGGGAATGGCGGGTATCAGTTTATTGAGTGTGTGGATGGTGGTCATGGGGTTGGGACGAAGGTTAGGGATGAGAAGGTTGCTGAGGGTACGGGTAAAGAATATAAAAACTATAAGGATGTAGAATATACTGGAACAACTAAAGTTAATGGAGAAGTAAGGGATATTAGCAGACGGGTTTTTCAAAGGTTAGATATTGATTATATGAGAATTGACCCTAAAACTGGTATGACAAATCTCCAATTAATGAAAAAAGGAAGAGCACCAATTTGGCAAGATGGGACTGCTATAGAACTTCATCATTTAATTCAAAGAGAGCCCGGATCAATGGTGGAGCTCCCGGATAGTATGCATAAGGAGTATGATAAAATATTGCATCGCTTAGTGGAGAATGGTGGAAGCTTTAGAAACGACCCTGTGTTAAAAAAGCAATATGAAAATTTCAGGTCGAAATATTGGAGATGGAGAGCTAAGCAAATAGATAAAGCTGAATTATAAAAGGAGGAATTTTGAATGAATAAAGAGGAATTAACCAATTTTATTAAGATAAATATGGAATCAGATGACTTTACTGGTGGAGTAGATAAAAAACAAGTTGATTATGTTCAAGATACCCTACAGTTAAAATTGCCAGAAAGTTATAAGTGGTTTTTAACTAATTATGGCTCCGGTGGGTTATTTGGTGTTGATATTTTAGGGGTTGCTAAGTCTAATATAGCTTCTGTTGTTATTGAAACAGAGAGTTATAGGGATTTAGGAATGAGTGAGAATTTAGTAGTTATTGAAGATATTGGGGAATATGCTTATTGTCTAGACACTAGTAATATGGAAAACAAGGAGTGTCCAGTAATAGCATGGGATAGACAAGGTGGACTTGATGACTACAATACAGCAAAGAATTTTTATGAGTTTTTATCACAAAGGTTATTGAATGCAAAAGAAGCATGGGAAGAAGAGTTTTAATATAGATAAATAGAAAGAAATTATAAATGAGATTGCTGAAAATCACAAACTTTTGATGGTTGTACCATTAAGAGTTTGTATAATGATATTTTTTATAAAAAATTGCCATATAATTATGCGGGATGCCGTTTTAATCTAATGGAGTATTTTATATAGCTAACTATAAAGCACTTGGTTTTCTGATAGGCAACAAGTGCTTTTTGTAAATAAGGATTGTAATAGAGTATGAAGTAATGAAGATGGTTTTAAAGTTCGTTACTCAAGTAGATAAACAATCAGCATAATGTAAAAGACATGACGCACACAGTTAACGAGACGTAGAATGACCTCGTACATATGATCCAGCATCCAGTCGAAACAGCAGAAAGCATCGGTGAAAGAGTCAAAGCTGTTTGGGATGATCCAAAAGGCGTAGCTAAAACCATCGGTAACGAAATTAAAGACTCTTGGAATGAACAGGTTATAAACGGCGATGCAAAAAGCAGAGGGCACTATTTTTCCTACCTAACCGCTAACGTTGCCATGAGCATAGTCGGCACAAAGGGAGCGGACAAGCTCGCAAAAACGACGAAGCTTGAACAACTCAGCGGTGCCGCCACGAAGAAACTGAATGAAGGTGCCGCAGCCATTAACGTGCGTACGCAGTCAGCTCTGCAGAACTTGGGCCTGAATGGACTGGATAACCGTTTAGCATATGCAGGTGTTGGATCTGTGAAGGGGAATGACGGGTATCAGTTTATTGAGCGTGTGGATGGTGGCAATGGGGGTAATCAGAAGACTGGGGAGAAAGCTATTGCCAAGGGTATAGATGATGTTAAACCAGGAGATACAAGTTCTCTTGCACCTGGTGGTGGATTGGCTGCACATGAGCTAAAAGGTGGTCATTTAATTGAAAGACACGTTGGAAAAACTGATGAAGAATTACTAGAAAGAATAAAAAATAATCCTAGAATTAACGGCTCTTCTACTTTTACAGATAGGGCTACTGCTGATAAAGTTGCTAGTAAAGTTCTTAATAACTCTAAGAATATCGAAAAAATTCAAAAGTGGCTATCTGACTCAAATAGTAGACCTAAATTACAATTAAAATACCAGGGTGACGGAGAAATAATTGGCAAGAGTGTTTCAAGAAATTCGGAAGTAGTGGAGAATGTAACAAACGCAAAGATTATTCTAAAAAAGAGTAACGATGGTAATTTTATTTTAACAGGATATCCTGTTAAATAGAAAGAAGGGAAAGGTTTATGGATAAAAACTATAATTACTTAGAGGAATTTGAAGATTTTTTAGGAGGTACATTTCATCAAGATATTAGTTCTCCTGAGCAAGCCTTAGATGAATTTATAAATGAAGTCAGTAGAGAATGTTTGGTGTCTACAATAAATGATTGTGAAGAATTCTTAAATAATCATTTAACAAAAGAAGAGAAAGAAGAATTTATTCAAAGTAATACAGAAGTTTATTTTCCAGCTATTGAAGTAACTCCTTTACAGTGGCTGTATACATTAGTAGAACAGATGCGAGAAGGATTAAAAACAAAGTAAAGGTACTGGTTCAAAAATTTTATTGATTCAATGTCTTTCAAGGTTTTTACGTTAATCTATATTAAAGTTTTGAACAGTAAGGAAACATGTGCTTAGAAATAGAGAGCGTAGGATGATAGTTCTCTTTTAATAATAAAAGGTATAGGTATCCAACAGCCAGAAACCAATCAGTATAATCGAAATGTAGCTCATATTGTGCTAGCTGTTTTCAAAATCAGAAACAGGTAGAGTTACTATGAGATGCGATTCTTTAACACGAGCATTAAAAGTATATAGTTATAAAAATGTCTTAATTATTGAATGCAAAAACAGACTAAAGATGATTGGTAGATTAGATACAGTTTATGAAATAAGTAATGGTCTAGAAGATCAAGAATAAGACTTCCAACAATATGATGATGTTGCGTTTATAGTACAACAAATCTTGTTGTCTCCAACTATGGAAGATGATTTATATAAATGGTTAAAAGAGAGGAATTCATTAATAGAAGTTTCTGCGTATGAAGACACTCCACTTGCTATTTACTTACCAGACCTTCGAAAGATATGGGGAGAGAAGAAGAGGCAGTAAGGTAATTAATAAATAAATATTGTATTAAAAAATTAAGCACTTAATTGTCTCCTGTAGACGATAAGTGCTTTTTCACGTTCTCATATTCATATAAACTCATTCTTGTTTAATGTTTATATTTAATCAACAAAAGCTAAAGCCAAACAAAAAAGAAGAATGAACTATCCATTCTTCTTTCAAATGAAAAGGTATCTATTTAAAACGGTACACCAAGTGCGCGTTACTCTTTAACCAATTTAACAAGCATATGAGCAAGGTGGCGTTGTTCCTCATCATTACCAACTTTCCATAGCTCTTGTAGTAAGTATTCTTCTGCGTTTTGTGGTTCCTCGTGTTTTGCTAGGTAATCCCCGATTTTTTTAGCTGCTAAAGCCAGCTGATCATCACTTAACCCTAGTTTCTCACCTTTTGAAACTTTATCTCCTAAGTACGTTTGGAATTCGGTAAAGCTAGCAAGAATTCTGTCTTTCTTTTCTTGGCTCATTTCGTTTAGCTTATTCTCTACCTTGTTTTCAACTGTTTTCGTATTATTGTTCATTTTCAACTCTCCTCCTAATAAAGTAATGTCGTTCTTATAAGTTAAGTCCCCCAATTATTGGTATGTAAACCTATTATTTCATTTAAATGTGCTAGATAAGTATTTAGTCATAGTAGTTCAATCTTTTACCGAGCTGTTATGCAGCAATTCGCAGCTAAGTAGACTATCTCAAAAGGTACGGTCATATCTTATAGAAAGACAAGCTATGGAGTTGGAGGGATAACGTGACTATTCTAATTATTCACCTAGTGGTATTGGGAATCAGTCTTGCAGCACCATTAGGGCCGATTAAAGTAGAGATGATCAAGCGAGGAATTGCAGGTGGTTTTTGGCCTTCTTGGCTTATCGGCCTGGGAGGAGTTACGGGAGATTTCCTGTTTCTAGTCGTCATTTATTTAGGAGCTGAACATTTATTTCAACATCACTTGGTGGTTGTGTTTACATACTTGTTAGGTGGTTTTTTTCTCATTAAACTCGGACTAAGCAGCCTATCGAAACAGCATTCGTTCAAGCAGGAAGATATGAAAACCACTTTAGCTCCGTGGTATAAAACGTTTTCTGTTGGCTTTTTAATTGCGTTATTGAATCCTTTAAATATTGTATTTTGGTTTGGTGTTTATGGCTCTACCTTACAGGAAATGACGCAGACGATGTCTCATTCTCTTTCTTTTCTCTACAGCTTATTTATTCTAGGGGGAATTATCCTTTGGAATCTGAACGTGGCTTTCACGGTACACTTCGGTCGAAATCTTTTGACAGATAAATTTTTGAAAAATATCTCGGTGGTTGCTGGGGGTGTGCTGATTTTATATGGTGTGTGGTTTATCGTTCGGTTTGGTAAAGAGATTTTAGCGTTTATATAAAGAAGAATAAGCACTTGAAGTCTGAGAAGGCAGTAAGTGCTTTTTTATATGGAAAATAAAAAAGTAATATTTAACTATAAATGGATTTAAAGAACATATATGAAATTTATTTAAATTCTTGTAAAAAAATGTTTAAATATGTAATATGATAGAGTGGTTTCCTGCAGGTTATCATTTCCAATTTATGAATATCACCTTAGATTACTATCTGTAATGTTAAATTTAAAAATCGTATATCCTCAGAAATATGGTCTGAGAGTCTCTACCCAATTCCCGTATAAAGAATTGGACTACGAGTTAAATTTTACTTTATTGGTGTTAAGAATTAATTTAAAAAGAATAATAGTGTGGGTGTACTTTAATAATTAGTACTTATTAGATGGGAGCATTTGATACAAAGCCCCATTCTCTTAAGCTATTACTTTGTAAGACACTTACACTTTATTTAAGCATAGTTACTTGTGTTTAACATAAGTAATACGTGCGTCTTTTTAATATTTATTTTTATAAAACCGAGTGAAAGTAAGACTTATCTCCTTTGGTAGAGTATAAGTACTTCTTTTTTCTTGGTTTTTTTATTTGTAAAATTTTCGAATTAAGTGCTTTGACATTAATTTTTAATTGAAAGGATTATTTGTTTTTATGGATAAAAGTATGTATAAAAATTTTGATTATCTAAGACTTATTGATAATTACAAAGAATATAATAATCCTTTTTCACATGACTTTAACATAATATTCCAATCTTCGCCATGTCAGTTATTATCAGAAAAAATGCAGTTAATTCCTGATCCTAAACATTATAATAATCGTTTATCTCATAGTTTAGACGTATGTAAAATCGCATGTTTAATCGTAGATTACCTGAATGTAATTATGGAAAAGAACCATATTAAATTAATTAATAAAGAATTAATAAAAGCAATTAGTTTTGCTCATGATATTGGACACCCTCCTTTCGGGCATACAGGTGAACGATCTTTAGATCAAATTATGCTTAAAAGTGGAGGGTTTGAATCAAATGCCCAAACAATTAGGTTAATGATTAGTGATCAGTTCAATGTAACTTTTAGAACATTAATTTCATTATTAAAACATAAAAGAATAATTCCTAACGTTAGAAAAGAAGGTACAGAATTAATTAAGGGATATTATGGATATATGAGTGGTGATATAGAACGTTTACTTTCAATATACCAAGAAAATGTCCTAGAACAATACATTATAGACATGGCAGATACAATATCATATGTCATTTCTGATATTAAAGATTTAATAGTTTTTTTAGGGAAAACGAGGTTTATTCAATTAGTTAATATGTACTTTACTGTTGATACACTGTTTGAAGATTCAAGACATATCTTCAAACATATAGGTACAAAGGAATTGCTTTATTTAGTTACTGATATTATTAAAGATATTAATGAAAATATCCTCGGACCTATACTGAATAGTATTGAGAATAAAACAAAAGCAAGGTGTGAACAATCAATAATTAGCAAATTTGTAAACAATATATCGCTCAAGGTTAATGATATAGATCCAATGTATAGTGAGTTAGAAATTCCTATACAAGATCAATTAAAGCTTTTTTTGCTGAATCAAATTACACGTAAATGTTTTTTAGAAAGTGAATTTAATAAAGGTATAGATACCAAGATAGATCTCCGTATAAACAAAACCTTTGAATACTTATTTAGCTTAAATACAGATGTAACGATACTCCCTTTAGAACAGCAAAATGTACAGAACTTGTTAAGTATTACTAATGATACTAATAAAGCAAGATATGTTTG from Bacillus sp. 1780r2a1 encodes the following:
- a CDS encoding HD domain-containing protein, with the translated sequence MDKSMYKNFDYLRLIDNYKEYNNPFSHDFNIIFQSSPCQLLSEKMQLIPDPKHYNNRLSHSLDVCKIACLIVDYLNVIMEKNHIKLINKELIKAISFAHDIGHPPFGHTGERSLDQIMLKSGGFESNAQTIRLMISDQFNVTFRTLISLLKHKRIIPNVRKEGTELIKGYYGYMSGDIERLLSIYQENVLEQYIIDMADTISYVISDIKDLIVFLGKTRFIQLVNMYFTVDTLFEDSRHIFKHIGTKELLYLVTDIIKDINENILGPILNSIENKTKARCEQSIISKFVNNISLKVNDIDPMYSELEIPIQDQLKLFLLNQITRKCFLESEFNKGIDTKIDLRINKTFEYLFSLNTDVTILPLEQQNVQNLLSITNDTNKARYVCDLMCQLSENQILHLISHLEERIILT
- a CDS encoding WXG100 family type VII secretion target codes for the protein MIQHPVETAESIGERVKAVWDDPKGVAKTIGNEIKDSWNEQVINGDAKSRGHYFSYLTANVAMSIVGTKGADKLAKTTKLEQLSGAATKKLNEGAAAINVRTQSALQNLGLNGLDNRLAYAGVGSVKGNDGYQFIERVDGGNGGNQKTGEKAIAKGIDDVKPGDTSSLAPGGGLAAHELKGGHLIERHVGKTDEELLERIKNNPRINGSSTFTDRATADKVASKVLNNSKNIEKIQKWLSDSNSRPKLQLKYQGDGEIIGKSVSRNSEVVENVTNAKIILKKSNDGNFILTGYPVK
- a CDS encoding contact-dependent growth inhibition system immunity protein is translated as MDKNYNYLEEFEDFLGGTFHQDISSPEQALDEFINEVSRECLVSTINDCEEFLNNHLTKEEKEEFIQSNTEVYFPAIEVTPLQWLYTLVEQMREGLKTK
- a CDS encoding SMI1/KNR4 family protein: MNKEELTNFIKINMESDDFTGGVDKKQVDYVQDTLQLKLPESYKWFLTNYGSGGLFGVDILGVAKSNIASVVIETESYRDLGMSENLVVIEDIGEYAYCLDTSNMENKECPVIAWDRQGGLDDYNTAKNFYEFLSQRLLNAKEAWEEEF
- a CDS encoding SMI1/KNR4 family protein gives rise to the protein MKIELLNAIDEELEMCPEAFGGTVNIEEVMQAEVELKVKLPEDFKMFLLKYGSGAVGEAIVLGLREAEFVATPSFVEKSLQFRNILPEGYENFIVIGVDSAGNPVGFNSPNTEIITFDFDFGGKEIIASSFEEYLEKALKEEINIHF
- a CDS encoding DUF3243 domain-containing protein — protein: MNNNTKTVENKVENKLNEMSQEKKDRILASFTEFQTYLGDKVSKGEKLGLSDDQLALAAKKIGDYLAKHEEPQNAEEYLLQELWKVGNDEEQRHLAHMLVKLVKE
- a CDS encoding HNH/ENDO VII family nuclease; translated protein: MVQHPVETAESIGEGVKAVWDDPKGVAKTIGNEIKDSWNEQVINGDAESRGHYFSYLTANVAMSIVGTKGADKLAKTTKLEQLSGAATKKLNEGAAAINVRTQSALQNLGLDNRLAYPGVGSVKGNGGYQFIECVDGGHGVGTKVRDEKVAEGTGKEYKNYKDVEYTGTTKVNGEVRDISRRVFQRLDIDYMRIDPKTGMTNLQLMKKGRAPIWQDGTAIELHHLIQREPGSMVELPDSMHKEYDKILHRLVENGGSFRNDPVLKKQYENFRSKYWRWRAKQIDKAEL
- a CDS encoding LysE family translocator, with the protein product MTILIIHLVVLGISLAAPLGPIKVEMIKRGIAGGFWPSWLIGLGGVTGDFLFLVVIYLGAEHLFQHHLVVVFTYLLGGFFLIKLGLSSLSKQHSFKQEDMKTTLAPWYKTFSVGFLIALLNPLNIVFWFGVYGSTLQEMTQTMSHSLSFLYSLFILGGIILWNLNVAFTVHFGRNLLTDKFLKNISVVAGGVLILYGVWFIVRFGKEILAFI